In Asticcacaulis sp. SL142, the sequence TTTACCACCCCAAACATCTATCGCCCTGAAAACTGGCAAGACCCTGAAGTCAGGCGAAAACTTTTGGATAATGATGATTTCCAAAACGACATAGATGAAAAGAAAAGGTTCGCCAAATTTGCATATTTTATTGGCCGAGCTTGGGTTCTGGCCCTCTTGGCGATTATTTGGTTACAAGCTGTGAAAGAACCGCCGGGTGACCCGTGGGGATTTGAACTTGATGAATTGACCTTTAAGCTTGTTTTTGGTGGTCTTACGACTTCAATTTTCGGATTTGCTTATTTGGTGGGGAAATACCTATTTCCCTCAGGTGGCGCAAAACGTAGGTAAATGAAAAGAATAGTGCGCATAATAAAAAGGGCCGGTTTCCCGGCCCTTTTTCGTGTCTGTTATCTACCGGCCACGCCCCCACAGCGTGGAGTATTTCCAGCCGGTCAGGTCTTCGACGACCTTACCGCTTTCAGGCGTTTCAGGCTCGGTCGCCCCGGCGCGCAGACGCTCAACTTCATGGACGATGACTCCGTGGCTTTTAACATTAAGCCCGAAGCTCCATGAAATGATCATGCCCAGCAGCATGACCACCAGAGGCCCACATATCAGCAGCAAGACGATAGTATGGATGGCTTCCGGTGTTTGCTGCACAAGTTCGACCTGATCTTTAGGTTGGGATACATAACCACCCTGATTAATGATCCAGCCGGTAACGACGATGGCCCCTGATTGCGCAACCTTACGCACCAGAGTCATGACCCCGGCAAAGATACCTTCGCGGCGCTGACCGGTGACCGCCTCATCAATATCAGGCAGATAGTTATAGACTGACCAAGGTACAAAATTCAGCGTGCCGCGGCCTAGGCCAGCCAGAATGATTGGCACGAACAGCCAGAAAATAACGCCGAAATTCGACTGACTGAAGGCCGAAAACATATCGCCATTGAGGCCGTTAAGGCCGGCAGCAAAGCCTGCGGGTTGCGTCAGGTAGAAGGCGAGGAACAAAGCCAAAGATGCGGCTACGAAGCTGATGGCGATGCGGTAAGCGAGTGTCGGTCCGGTTTTGATGACCACTTGGATAGCGACCATCACTGAGACAAGCTGCGCGATATACATCACCGTCATCATGCCCGAAATCAGTGTTGTTGTCTCGGTTTTGGTGAAGATGGTGCCTGCGGTCAGAACCGTGGCGACGAAAATCGGGAAGGCCGTATTGAAGATATCTTGCGACAGGTAGCCGCCCAAATAGATGCTGAGGTGTTGACGAAAGGCCTTGAGTTTAAGCGTCGAAAACAGGTCGCTGAACATCTTAACCGGTATCAGAAGTGCCCCTTTGAAGTTCAGAGGCTCAGGCTGAATCAATTTTTCGTCTTCGGTATAGGGGCGCTCCCACGACAGGAAGACAACCAGAGTGACAACCAGCGAGAATATCAGGCCAAATACGGTCGCCATGATTAAAAACGTATTCGATGAGCCCGTGTCGAATTTATTGATCAGAATCGGGAGGAAGGACGCAAGGATCGCCGAGGACTGCGCGATAATCATACGCGCACCCGCGAACTTGGCTTTCTCTTTGTAATCCTTGGTCATTTCTGCGGCCAGTGTTTCCCACGGGATCAGGAACATGGTGTACAGGAATTCAAAGAAGATAAAGGTCAGCAGGTAGTACCAGAAGGTCTGTCCCGTCACGAAGATCAGGGCAAAACTTGGGAGCAGCGGGATCGTGATTAATAGGAAAATCTTGCGCCGTCCGATCTTACGGCCGATCCAGGTGTGGCGCAGATTGTCCGAAACATAGCCGATCAGCGGGCAGGTGATGGCTTCCAGCAGGCGCGGCAGACCTAGGATCAAACCGGCCTCAACCGCCGTCAAATCACAGAAGGTCACAAAGAAATAGAACAGCCAGCCGGTGATGACGGCCTGAGCGCCGGCACCCAGCATATCGCCGGAGCCCCAGCCCCAGTAGTTATACCATTTCGGTTTACGAACGGCGGTTTCACCTGCCATGTTTTAACTCCCTGCGGCCATATGACGCCACCACTTTAAAAAGTAAAAATTTCTGAAGGGCCGCGCGTAAGAAATTTTTTCAAACCAGACCCCGCGGAAAATGTATTCTGGCCCGGAAGGGGCCAGAAACCTTTCCGCGAGCCACTTAGATAAACCGATACATAAACTCGCCCATGGTCAGAAGCGCCATAGCCTGACCGAACGGCATGGAGGTGAGCGGGATGTCTTTATATTCCTGAATGGAATTAAACACCGGCGTGCCAAACGACACCTGGGTCAGTTCGCCCTCAGCATTGATATGGGCGCGAACAGCCTTGGCTGCCTTGATGCCCATCGCTTCATAGGATTTAGGCAGATAGCCCTTACGCACACCCTTGAGGATACCATAGGCAAAACCGGCGGACGCGGCGGCTTCTTCATACGATGTCTCATCATCGAGGATCGTGCGCCACAGGCCCGACGGAGCCTGATATTGTGCCAGCGCCTTGACTTGCGCTTCGAGGGTTTCAATCAGGAACATGCGGAAGGCATCGTCCTTGGGCAGGTTTAGAAGTTCAATAAATTCCGGGATGACGATGGTGACCCATGAATTGCCGCGACCCCACAGGGCGTTGGCAAAGTTGTGGCGGCCTTCAAACGTCCAGCCGTGGAACCACAGGCCGGTCTTGCGGTCGGTCAGGTACTTAATGTGCACCATGAACTGACGCTTGGCTTCTTCGACATAGTGCGGACGGTTGAGCAACAGGCCGATCTTGGCCAGCGGCAGCACCGACATCATCAGGGTGTCGTCCCATAGTTGCTGGTTGTTGACCGAATTATAGACGATGTGCTGGAACCCGCCCTCTTCGGTGCGCGGCAGTTCGTTATAGACCCACTCGGCCCAGACATCGAGATAGGGCAGATAGCGGCGGTCGCCGATGCGCTCAAACAAATAGGCCAGCGTAATGAATGGGGCGACGGTGTTGATATTGCGCGAGGGCGAGCCTTCGGCAAACCGATCCTCAAACCAGTTGATCATGATGTCCCAGGCGCGTTTGTCGCCGGTCATTTCCCAGATCTTATACATACCGTAAAGGCCGACACCTTGGGTCCACTCAAAGCCATGCCAGGCCTTGGTATCGATGACGCGGCCATCGGTAAGGCGCAGCAAAAACTCGCCCGAAGTATCTTCGATATTGACCAGATTGTTGATCAGCAGGTCGATCGCGTGGCGGTAATCGTCGCGGTCAGCATCAAGAGCCGCCGATTGATGTTGCAGCAGCGGATGGATGTTGAACGGATCGGTCGGCTTAAGGATCTGGTTTTTAGTATTTACGGGCATGTGACAAACCTTACGGGGAAGGACGTTAGCGTTGCAGATTTTTCGGGGCAGGCATGATCTCCAGCGGCACCCCGCCGCGGGCGGTACGCAGATTGACCAGCTTTACCGGCTCCAGAGCATTCTCAGCTTTTCCGTCGGTTGTCACGGCAAAGCTGATGGTATTTTCGCCATTGGGGTTGAGGATACCCGGCGGGATAACAAAGGTGCGCTGCGGGCCGATATTGGCGATGAACTGACCCATGTTCCAGCCGTTGACGAAGATCAGGGCGCGATTGGTGCGATCTGAGCGGGGCTTTGTCGTATCGCCAAAGGCCAGACCCAGTTGCACGTCATGATCCTTGGGCAGATCGAGGTTAAAGGTCGTGCTCAGCCAATAGGTGCCGGGCGCGGGTGGGGCCGCGGTGGGGCTGGCCTTATCCCAATCAGCCTTTTTGCCGGGCAGATACCAGCCTTCGCGCTCACCATATAGGCCGCCATTGTTCATTGGGCCGCGCACCAGATCAGCGATCTTTTCGCCGCCCTTATTGCCCTGAATCCGCCAGTCGATCGGCACGGCAAAGCGGTTGCCGCCCTTTGAGGTCAGGGACGCTGAAATCAGGCCGCGCGCTTCGCGGTGATAATCATCGGCCATCAGGTTCCAGTTGTGCGAATTGTTGCGCACCATGACCGCAATAACATGCTTG encodes:
- a CDS encoding MFS transporter, translated to MAGETAVRKPKWYNYWGWGSGDMLGAGAQAVITGWLFYFFVTFCDLTAVEAGLILGLPRLLEAITCPLIGYVSDNLRHTWIGRKIGRRKIFLLITIPLLPSFALIFVTGQTFWYYLLTFIFFEFLYTMFLIPWETLAAEMTKDYKEKAKFAGARMIIAQSSAILASFLPILINKFDTGSSNTFLIMATVFGLIFSLVVTLVVFLSWERPYTEDEKLIQPEPLNFKGALLIPVKMFSDLFSTLKLKAFRQHLSIYLGGYLSQDIFNTAFPIFVATVLTAGTIFTKTETTTLISGMMTVMYIAQLVSVMVAIQVVIKTGPTLAYRIAISFVAASLALFLAFYLTQPAGFAAGLNGLNGDMFSAFSQSNFGVIFWLFVPIILAGLGRGTLNFVPWSVYNYLPDIDEAVTGQRREGIFAGVMTLVRKVAQSGAIVVTGWIINQGGYVSQPKDQVELVQQTPEAIHTIVLLLICGPLVVMLLGMIISWSFGLNVKSHGVIVHEVERLRAGATEPETPESGKVVEDLTGWKYSTLWGRGR
- a CDS encoding glycoside hydrolase family 88/105 protein, whose amino-acid sequence is MPVNTKNQILKPTDPFNIHPLLQHQSAALDADRDDYRHAIDLLINNLVNIEDTSGEFLLRLTDGRVIDTKAWHGFEWTQGVGLYGMYKIWEMTGDKRAWDIMINWFEDRFAEGSPSRNINTVAPFITLAYLFERIGDRRYLPYLDVWAEWVYNELPRTEEGGFQHIVYNSVNNQQLWDDTLMMSVLPLAKIGLLLNRPHYVEEAKRQFMVHIKYLTDRKTGLWFHGWTFEGRHNFANALWGRGNSWVTIVIPEFIELLNLPKDDAFRMFLIETLEAQVKALAQYQAPSGLWRTILDDETSYEEAAASAGFAYGILKGVRKGYLPKSYEAMGIKAAKAVRAHINAEGELTQVSFGTPVFNSIQEYKDIPLTSMPFGQAMALLTMGEFMYRFI